CGTGCTGCTGGTGGCCGACCGCTTCCGTGGCATCACCGCGGACGACCGGGCCTTCACGGTCTCGGGGCTGGTGGCCGCGCTGCGGGGCGGCCGATGGCGGGAGTCGGACCGGCCGCTGACCGTACGGCTCGGGCAGGGGGTGACGCGCCACGACCTCGACTACGTCGAACATGTGGCGCTCGTGCACGCCCCGGCCGGGCTGCGGGTCAGCGGGCCGGTCGACGAACCGGCCCCACGCCATCAGGTGCACAAGTATCAGCACTCGAATGTGCTGCTGGCCAATCTGATTCGCGAATCGGAGACCGAGTTCCGGGCCGATCTGCGCATTCACGGCGACAACGAACTGCTGCTGGACCATCAGACCGGCGAACACGTGCAGGGCATCGTCATCGTGGAGGCGGTGCGCCAGCTGTTTTTGGGCGCGTTCGAACTCGAATACGGCCGGCGCTGGCCCGAACAGCATTTCTACATCGTCTGGAACAGCATCGAATTGGAGTTCAAGTCCTTCCTGTTCCCGCTGCCCGCCAGCCTGCACGCGGTGCTCACCCCGGTGGCCGTCACCGATCCGGCGAAACTGGAGTTCGCCATCGAGGTGGACGTGCGCCAGCTCGACCGCAGTGTCGCCACCACGCGCATCACCTACGCGGCCCTGCCCAACGAGCGCATCTCGCAGATCGAACGGCACAAGGCGGCCAAGGCGATCGCGGCCTACCTGGGCGCGGTGGCATGACCGGCGAGCGCGGCGCGGCGTTCTTCGACGTCGACGAAACCCTGATCACCGTCAAGAGCATGTTCGCCTTCCAGCGCTTCTGGCTGGCCGAGAACGGCGACGACGGCAGTGAATACGCGCGACTGATCGACGAGATCAAACAGCGCGCCGCGGCGGGGGCGCCGCGGGAGGAGGTCAACCGGCACTACTACCGGGCCTATCGCGGGGTGCGGGCCGACGCACTGGCCGCCGCGGGCAGGCGATGGTTCGAGCAGTTCACCGCGGGCGGTGGGGCCTATTACTCGGAAGCTGTGAAAACCCTGCGCGCACATCGGGATTCGGGCCACGTCACGGTGCTGCTGTCCGGGTCGTTCGCGGCGGCCATCGCCCCAATCGCCGCCGCGGTCGGGGCGGATCACCTCATCGCCACCACCCCGCTGGTCGACGCGGCGGGCGTGCTCACCGGTGAGGTCGATCAACCCATGATCGGCGCCGCCAAGGCCGCGGCCGTCACCGAGTTTCTGCACCGGCACGCCATCGCACGCGAGAACAGTTACGGCTACGGCGATCACGCCAGCGATCTGCCGTTCCTGCGGGCCGTCGGGCATCCGGGCTATCGCGGAGACGACGCCGTGCTCGCCGCCCACGGCTTCGCGTGGACCCATCTCGGCGACCGGGTCGGCGACAGCGTCGATGATCCGGGCCGCCTTCTCTCCGACCAGGAAGCGCTGGCCGTATGGTGAACAAGAGCGTGAGCAAGAGCTACGACCTGACCCCGACCACCCAGGGGCCGCTGTATCCGCCGAGCGAAGTGCTCGACGCCGACGGCAATTTCATCGTCGAGGGCTATCTGGTGGTGCCCGGCCCGGACGGGAAACCGATCCGCCGGTGGGGCCGTGCCATCGTCGCCGCGGACACGCCCGTGCCGAAGTTCGGCGACCTGGCGGCCTACACGATCGTGCGGGAACTGCCCGCACGGCTGTCGGCGGCGGACGCGGGCAGTGTGCTGCACACCCTGCCACTGCCGTTGCCCGCCAACAACTATCCGATGGTGTTCGCCCCCGATCAGCTCCCCGACGCGGACACCGTGCGGCGGCCCAGCTACCCGTTCCATCGGACGCCGATCCCGGATCTGCGGCCCGAGGACGGACGCAAACTCACCACGCCGGTCACTCTGGGGGACTGGCTGGGCGCCCGCGGCACGCTGGAGGTCACCGTCGACGACGCGGCCCGTCACGGCGAGTTCCGGTTCCAGTTCAGCGGCCTGATCCCGGATTCGCTGTACACGGTGATGTCGCTGCGCGCCAAGGATCTCGACCGGGACGCGCCGACTCGGCCGGGGCCGCTGGGTGTTCCGAACGTCTTCGTCACCGATGAGCACGGGGCCGCCGCCTATCGTGCGGTGCTGCCCAATCCGTTCCCGGATCCGGCGCTGCCGGGGGCCAATCGGATCATCAGCGTGGTGGTGCTCTGGCAGAGCTATCAGCAGAACTATGGCGGCGCGATCGGGCACTTCGGGCTGGGCGGCGATATTCACGCCCAGCTCAAGCTGCCGGATCCGGTGTTCGAGGAGTTCGTGACCCGGGACTGACGCGGTCGATCACCGCGCGCCGCGGTACACCTTGCGTGCGGTGATCACCATCGGGACCTGCAGCGGGAGACGCAGCAGCGCACCGACTTTCAGCGGCGTCGGCTTGTCGCTGCGCCACCAGTCGGCGGCCATGTACAGGTTGCCGGGGAAGACGCCGATGAAGATCAGCGCGGCCAGCCGGGCGCCCAGACCGCGGGTGCGGGGGACCGCCAGCAGCGCGCCGGCGGTCAG
This sequence is a window from Nocardia yunnanensis. Protein-coding genes within it:
- a CDS encoding AfsA-related hotdog domain-containing protein — encoded protein: MSVAQLDSATAVIEEVALGDVLLVADRFRGITADDRAFTVSGLVAALRGGRWRESDRPLTVRLGQGVTRHDLDYVEHVALVHAPAGLRVSGPVDEPAPRHQVHKYQHSNVLLANLIRESETEFRADLRIHGDNELLLDHQTGEHVQGIVIVEAVRQLFLGAFELEYGRRWPEQHFYIVWNSIELEFKSFLFPLPASLHAVLTPVAVTDPAKLEFAIEVDVRQLDRSVATTRITYAALPNERISQIERHKAAKAIAAYLGAVA
- a CDS encoding HAD family hydrolase: MTGERGAAFFDVDETLITVKSMFAFQRFWLAENGDDGSEYARLIDEIKQRAAAGAPREEVNRHYYRAYRGVRADALAAAGRRWFEQFTAGGGAYYSEAVKTLRAHRDSGHVTVLLSGSFAAAIAPIAAAVGADHLIATTPLVDAAGVLTGEVDQPMIGAAKAAAVTEFLHRHAIARENSYGYGDHASDLPFLRAVGHPGYRGDDAVLAAHGFAWTHLGDRVGDSVDDPGRLLSDQEALAVW
- a CDS encoding DoxX family protein, producing the protein MADTSGSAVRTRALALSGLLLGMGALHFVAPKPFDTLIPPQLPGKPRTYTHVSGAAELTAGALLAVPRTRGLGARLAALIFIGVFPGNLYMAADWWRSDKPTPLKVGALLRLPLQVPMVITARKVYRGAR